CTTTTGTTTAGTGTAAAGGGAAAGAATCAAGTTTGTAATCCTCTTAACTCTTTTATATTTTGGATCTATTTattaacaattatattttattgattactAAGAGCATGAGTAGCTAAACGCCTAGTTCTCAGTCTGTAGCTATGAATGGATTGTTGAATATTTGAGGCTTTATGCATTAATTTTCGATTGTCAATTCaaattacttttatattcttgatttactattttatgCTTGCGCACCAGAAAATAAACCTCTTATCTAATCTTGAATTGACCATAAAAGAGATTAAAAAAACCATGGAATATAGAAAGCTCGGTCCACCAATCAAATTGAGGAGGTTAGTGTTCAGGAGTGTAGATGAACACCTTGCTTGGTCACAAAATAGATTGAAATATAAATGCTCGCCAGTTAGTTTGTTTCTCACCGCTCAATGATATAGTTAGATAGTTAACTGGGGTAGGAGACGAGAGGTGTGTAACTCAGATCATACTATTAAccctataaataatattttgaaaactgAAGTTAGTTTGAAGCAAATAATATGATGtatgatattaattatatgttgcaaTCCTGGAATTGATTTTAATCTTACTTAAAATGTTATATCAAAGTTGTCCACCATTGTTTACTTTAAATTAATGCTTATTAGTTGTAGTTAACCATAAATCATCATCTCTTAAAGTagttaattttatctttaattgtGGAATTAAGTGTGAATATAAGTTGATCATAAGGTCCTTGGGAACGACAACTCATTTCTAAAAGAATTATATTACTTGTGCGACCACGTACACTTGTGTGTGTTATTGGGAGCAACAAGTTTTTGGCGTCGTTGAAAGGGACTTagaaattgatttatattcaattttcttaaatcTACAATAAGAATATTCAGTATTTATTACTTGATCTTAGCTTGTTTATTGCAAGCATTTTTCTTTTAGGTCTGGATCGGAAAGGAGATCTGGTTGAACCGTACAACAAACTTGAAAGAGTTCTACGTCAAGGGAGAGGGGAATAGGATTTAGGACCTCCTGGAAATCGTGGTAATGATTATCAAGACAATCCAGAAGATGTGAATAACCCAAGGGTTCCGAACAATCCAGAAAATATTGATAGCCCAGGAGTAACCCCCTCCTATCCCTATCAGTCCAACAAGACCAGTGGAAGATGTGGTAGTCCCACTCTCCGCCAACTTGGCATCTAGTATTAGGAAACCCCCACCGGGGGTGGGGCGGGTTAGATTTGAATTAAAGTAGAATATGGTACAAATCCTCCATTCTAGAGGACAGTTCACTGGTCTCCCCCATGAAGATCCTCAAATCCATCTTAGGAATTTCATTGATATTACTGATACATACATCCCAATTATTTTCTCACCAGACTATGTGAGGTTAACATTATTCCCGTACTCGTTATTAGGAGCCACAAGGCGATAGTTGAACTCCGAACCACCAAACTCCATCACTACTTAGGATTGTTTAACAAAAAAGTTCTTGAGTCAACTTTTCCCATCCAAGAAAACCGCCATGCTGAGGGGTGAGATAATAAACTTTGCTCAAAAGCATGGGTAAGACATGTACCAAGCATGGGCGCGCTTCAAACAAATGTCGAATGATTACCCACATCACATGCAAACTAATAAGGTACTAGCTCACACTTTCTTCAGGGTTTAGAATATAATGCTTGTGCTCTTCTTAATAGTGCAACATGAGGACAAGTCATATCCATAAAGTGAAGCATTCTTCGAGTTACTGATAAACTCTCGGAAGGGAACCAACAGTATGAGGGGGAAATGTCCAGAACCACAACCCAAAAAGTTACATGGATCTTGATGTAGACCAAGCTACTgatttaaatgctaaaatagaTGCAATGCAACATAGTATGACTTTACAGTTTAAACAGTTATATCTAAGTCAAGCGCCGATAAACATGGTACAATAGATAGAAAATTGGTGTGAGGTATGTGGTAGTGGAACCTATGATGTTGAGAGATGTGAGGCAAATCCAAATTCTATGAATTATGTGGGAAATGCACAAAGGGGTCATGACCAACAAAATTATGGTAATAGTTACAACCCTAGTTGGAGGAACCATCCTAACTTCTCTTGGGGAGGGAACCAAAACCAAAATCAGGCATAAGTGTCAAGTCAATACCGTACCCCGGGGGCTGGGCAGCAATACCAAAATCCCAACCAAAGTGCAAATCCTAGTGTACTAAGAGAGGGGATGACCAATGAAGAGCTATTCCAAAAGCTCATGACCAAAATGGGGACTAAGTTAAGTGCTAGAgtagataagcatgatgagaaCATCAGAAACATCCACATGTCCCAAATGAGTTTAGAGAAACAAGTTGTGCAAGTGGCTAATTCTTAGAACTTGCGTCCCCAAGGTGGGCTTCTTGGTCATATTGAGTCCAACCCAAAGCAACTGCGTGTGGTGAGCAATAGAAGTGGGCTATAATTAGAGAACTAGATCCAAAGAAGAGACACACTGAGGCAAAAACCATAGAAAATATTGTGGAAGAGGTAGTAAAAAGTTACAATGGTGAGGTACTCACACCTCAAAAGAAGTTACCACCCCCGTTTCCACAAAGGTTAAAAAACAGCATGAAGATGAATTCTTCTGtaagtttctctctctccttaaACAAGTTCAAACTAATCTACCTTTGGTCATTTTGTAGGGTATCTCGAAGTATGTTAAATATGTGAAGGACATTGGGGTGAGCAAGAGGAGTCTCACGGAGCATGAAACTTTAGCACTTACTGAGGAGTGCAGCTCAAGAATCCAAAATAGACTGCCCAAAAAGTTAAAGGATCCGGGTAATTTTACTATCCAAATTACTATTGGGAAAAGTGTTTATGGCTGAGGGTTATGTGATTTAGGGGAAATTATAAATCTGATGCCCTTATCTTTGTATCAAAAGCTTTGGTTAGCTAGTCCAAAAAGAACCATTGTTCTTCTCCAACTCACAGATAGATCTATAGCTAGGCCAGAGGGGGTGGTAGCAGAATTGTTACTGCAAGTAGGTTCATTGATTTTTCCTGTATATTTTGTAGTTTTAGACTTTGAACCCGATTTTGAAGTCCCATTCATCTTAGGATGACCATTCTTGGCCATAAGTAGAGCATTGGTTGATATAGCAGCCGTTCAACTAACCATGAGGGTACATGATAAGGTTGAAGTATTTGATGTCTACCGGGCTTTAAAATTGCCTTCTGTTTATGAACAGTTGCCCGCTATTACTGTGGTTGATCAAATAGTAGAATCACACGTGCTTATGCTTGAAGATCCATTAGGGAAAGTGTTTGGGGGTTGTGAGTTAGAGGGAGTACTAAAGCTCAAGAGATTGAATCATGCTTAAATCTAGctttagtacacacttgtagaCTCAAGTAGAGTCATTAGATCGCGAGTTGGGCCCTCCACCAAAACCATCAATAGCAGAAGCCCCTAAGTTGGAACTAAAGATTCTACCGGCTCACCTAAGGTATGCTTATTTGGGTCCTAATGAAACTTTGCATGTTATACTTTCTGTATATTTGTCTAATTTATAGGTTGAGGCTGCATTGAGGATATTGAAGTAAAGGAAGAAAGCAATTGGTTGGAAGATGGATGATATTCATGGGATTGGTCCGGCTTTGTATATGcacaaaatttacatggaaGAGGATCACAAACCTCAAACACAACAACAACGACATCTCAATCTTATGATGAAAGAAGTGGTAAGGAAGGTAGTTATAAAGTGGTAAGATGTTATAATTGTATACCCAATCTCTGATAGCAAGTGGGTAAGTCTGGTACAATGTATTCCCAAGAAAGGAAGCATGATTGTGGTAAGGAATGAAAAGAATGAGTTGATTCCCTTTAGAACATTGACGGGGTGACATATTTGTATGAATTACCAAAAACTAAATGATGCTACCCGGAAAGATCACTACCCTATTTCATTCATTGATCAGATGTTTGACCGAATAGAAGGGAAGGAGTACTATTACTTCTTAGATGGATATTCCGGGTACAATCAGATCTTAATTGCACCAGAAGATTAGGAAAGACTACATTCACTTGTTCATATGGAACATATGCTTTTCAGACGCATGTCATTTGGACTTTGCAATGGATCGATGACTTTTCAAAGGTGTATGATGGCCATTTTTCATGACATGGTGGAAGATTTTTTAGTggtatttatggatgatttttcagtCTTTGGGAAGTCCTTTGAAGTATGTCTTCGGAATCTTGATAAGGTACTTGCTAGATGTGAAGACACCAACTTAGTATTAAACTGGGAGAAGTGTCATTTTTTTGTTAGAGAGGGAACATTATTGGGACACAAGGTGTCTAAATTCTGTTTGGAAGTGGATAAGTCCAAAGTAGAATTCATTGAGAAATTGCCCCCTCCTATTTCTATAAATGGGGTGCGTAGTTTTCTTGGCCATCCAGGTTTCTACCGAAGATTCATCAAGGATTTTCCAAAGATTTCACGACACATGTTCAATCTTTTAGAGAATGAGGTGAAGTTTGACTTTGATGCATTTTGTTTGAGAGCTTATGAAATGTTGAAACGCAACTTAATTGAGGCTTCTATTCTAATTGCACCGGATTGAGAAGTACTATTTGAACtcatgtgtgatgctagtgatgTAGCAGTGGATGCAGTGTTGGGACAGATAAAGAATAGAGCGTTCCACTTTATTTATTATGCAAGTAAGACCCTTGAATCTACACAAGCAAATTACACAATGACTAAGAAGGAGATGTTAGCTCTAATGTTCGCCTTCAACAAGTTCAGATCTTATTTAGTATGCACTAAAGTAATTGTTTTCACTGTCCATGCAGCTATCAGATACCTATTCAATAAGAAGGATGTTAAACCAAGATTGATTCGTTGGATATTATTTCTCCAAGAATTTGACCTTGAGATCAAAGATAGAAAAGGTACGAGAAATCAAATAGTTGACCACTTATCGAGGTTGGAGGACTTTCACATGTGAATGAGGGTGAGAATATCTGGAAAAAGTTTTCGGATGAGCAATTGATGACTTTGGGTATCTCTCAAGTGTCATGGTATGCAGACATTGTGAACTTAATAGTGAGTGGAGATTATCTGTTGGGTGCAACCAcccaacaaaagaaaaagcTAAATCATGATGCCAAGTTCTACATCTGGGATGTTCTTGTTCAAACAAGGTGTCGACCGGGTAGTGAGAAGGTGCATTTCGGAAGTTGAGGTTCACAAAGTCTTTTGGCCTTTGTCGTTTAAAGATTTCATTCCTTTTGTGAAGGTTGTGATAGGTGACAAAGATTGGGTACCACCTCAAGAAGACAAAAGATGCCCCTCAACAATCTTTTGGAGGTATCTTTGATGTGTAGGACATTGAATTTATGGGTCCATTCTCACCATCAAATGGAAACCTCTATATATTTGTAGGGGTAGACTATGTGAGCAACTGGGTCGAGGCAGTAGCTCTTCCTTCTAATGACTAAAGGGTAGCGATTAAGTTCATCAATAAGAACATCTTCACTCGTTTTGGCACTCAAGAGCAATCATCAGTGACGGAGCTAAGTATTTCATTAACCAATCTGTCAAGAACCTCCTTGCTAAGTATGTTATTGTCCATAAGCTTGCTACAACTTATCACCCTCAAACGAGTGGCCAAATGGAGGTGTCAAATCAAGAAGTCTAGAAAATTTTGCAGATAATGGTGAATGCACAAAGGAAGGATTGGTCTGAGAAATTAGATGATGTTTTGTGGGCGTAAATTGTCACACCCGGATTCAAGAATCCAAATGTAACCGGCGtcattaacctctcagaggtcgccaACAAGCCttttcttagctttcatcacattcatatagttaaatttgcaaaaaatttaaaacttttaaaacagaatgaagtatacatagacttcatatattttataaatatattaatatttcactaagctcaaattaaaataaacatctACAATTGATGAATCGAAAATAAGGATAACTAAGGAGGTGGACGTTCAAcaattgggaacaaccctattttcgatattcttgaattcataaagtgtttgaaaagcctcttggggaaaggaatacaagaaataaaactcataccttatgtagaattgaatctacgaagatcaccttgcacgaaaccttgaagaaaaCCTTGACAACGCCTAAGAGAATTGAGAgaaacttttatgtttttcgtTCATTAGCTTACTGTTTTGCTTCGTGAATTTTTCTAGTGTTTGAACGTGTGTCTGTCTTAGGAACTAATCTTGACTCATTCAACTTATAcaaattaagtaaattaaataaattgattagttaattactaaaacgcccctcctaagttgactaaacatagaACATTTGACTAAacaaaaatctggaaattggtTAGGGTCTCGgccaaattttaaaatattaattaattaattaaattgttaatttcattaattaagggacctagggtaattactaaagtacccccaAGTATTtgggaccataactaacccttttggaccatcctaggttaggtactaggttgtctctttaactagttactaggttagtctCACCGGTTAAGtgttaggttgtcgggtgcactaattgGTTTATTTCGattagtcctaggttagttagctaGTTAGGTCAGTTAGTTAGAGTCTAGAGTTTGTTAGAGATTTAGTCCTCACATGGAGGAACCCTTGCACACGCATGCCTCCTAACTACCCTAAtcaaattcggttagggtggtcccctccatTGGCCGCTTCttcacatgtgcttgcacatgtgttgcttgTACTTTCCAAACTAACTATTCATGATGGCTTATTTGGAATTTTTACTTATTGTTCCAAAGATCCTCattatgtccttgggcacttctTAATCTACATTCCTATTTTAATTGGTCATGTGCTATGTTGCCTAGGCTTGACACATGGATGCCTCATATCTATTATGAAAATACTATGAAACATATGTTTTTAGATTAGGGTCTttattgcaggtacatttcttaAACAAGCTCAGTAATACTTAGAAatttggctaacaccctttaagccaatattttctactatgcccaatatttcaaaatattggacattgggatgcctatttacccccaatacctattcttaaaacTAAACGGGATCATCACTACACAAGTATATTTTTCTGGATAGCACAttaacatacttgaaactttaTTCTTTGTGAACTTCTGATTCACACTCACTCTTGATGAAGCATATTACTCAAATCTcatctgaagcttcatattcgagattgaggaacttccttatcaatcacacttaacttaatgtacatcacaactcatgcaacacaaaaatcatgtctacgctatacaaaaacaacaacatgaatGCAAGCATGAACTCATTTTAACTCATACAATGCAAGTATTAAGACACACAATTATGGACTTAACAAATCAAATAGGATAATGCACTAATAACTCagagtttcttaaaaaaaaccTGACTaaggaagagtatatctaacctcgAGAACTGAACAAGTGAGTGTAACGGGATATCATATCGTCCTTGGCCTCCCATGTTACTCtctcaacaaggtggttcctccataagGCCTTTACGGTGGCAACCTCCTCGTTCCTTAACCGTTTCACTTGGCaatctaaaatttcaacaaaacctCTTCGTAGGAAAGGTTCTCATCGACTCCTAACCCCTTAGATAATATCTTTTTGTCTTAATATTAGAAACTATTTGTCTTGAAGGAATTGAACCATGCCTTTCCTTTTTCAACTCTAattcatttggaaactgaaacctTACTACCCTGTTTCGATAGTCTATGGTAGCATGACATTTATGAagtcaatccatacccaaaattatatcaaaatcaagcatggTTAATTCTATTAGATCAACATGAGTAACTTTATTAAGAACAGTTTTTGGGCAATCTCTATATACTCTTTCTTCTCTAACACTGTCTCCTATgggagtactaactagaaaAGGCTCAAGTAAGATCTCAGGAagcaagtcaaatttactagcTACTAAAGGAGTAATAAATGACAAAGTGGatcctggatctaacaatgcatacatAGGAAAACAGAAGACATGCAACGTACCAGTGACCACATCAGTTGACTTCTCTTGCTATTTTCTACCTTTCAAAGCATAGAATCTGTTCCTGTTGGGAGGTTCAGCTGCAGCAGTAGGATTGAGCCAAGGCTGAGCATCTCGCCTTTCTTGATTCCTCATCTGCGGGCAATCCCTTACcatatgcccactcttgccgCACCCATAACAGATATTAATACCTACCAGACACTCACCTCTATGCAAATGACCACACTTATCACACGGCTTTCTATCACG
This DNA window, taken from Solanum lycopersicum chromosome 5, SLM_r2.1, encodes the following:
- the LOC138348652 gene encoding uncharacterized protein; protein product: MNTRRNAGRRVEESAAGGNQAPHQAPSAGVQVPVNPAALTDGEVKETLVQMAQAITTQEEFEESRQRKRDRESKKSRSSNQFGSSNGNNSFGVRYMPKFKKGNKHSGNPTPYKNTNSKKGNDRNAQRDRKPCDKCGHLHRGECLVGINICYGCGKSGHMVRDCPQMRNQERRDAQPWLNPTAAAEPPNRNRFYALKDPGSTLSFITPLVASKFDLLPEILLEPFLVSTPIGDSVREERVYRDCPKTVLNKVTHVDLIELTMLDFDIILGMD